CAAGTGGCGGTTGTGGGTTACCGATGCGGCGTCGTCGACGGTGACGGCGACTGGTTCTCGAACGTATACCCCGGGTGCGGCGTTGGCTCGGTTGGTTCGGGCCCGCGAACCGTATTGCCGCCATCCTGGCTGCCGCCGCCACTCCCAGGCTTGCGATCTCGATCACGCCGTCCCATGGCCCAAGGGGGCAACCACCGCGCAGAATCTGGGGCCGTTGTGTCGGAGGCATCACCGCCAGAAGACCCACCACGGATGGGCCCTAGACCCAGGCCTCGACCCAGGCCCCGACCCTGACTCCAAGACAGGGCAAGACGGCAACGAGGCAGCGGCCGGGTGGACATGGCGCACACCAGCGGGCATCACCATCACCGACAAGCCCCCGCCGCTACTACTGGAGTAGCGCCACTACGGGAGTAGCCGGGGTGGGGGCCCGAAGCCGCGCCCCTCCCCCTTCCCGCTTCGCGGGCGGGGGGACCCCCACCCAAATCCGAAGAGCCGCTATGACACACATCACTGACCCCTCACCCGATCGGACCTCCAGCGGCAACCGGAAAGACCCGAAACACCGATGAAGCCTGGCTAGATGTCGGGTGCGACCGACTTGGGCACTGGCCCGGGGGAGGTGCGGATGACTTCGGTAGCGCGCAAAGCACTGGTGATCGTGACCTCGCTGGGAACGTTCGCAGCGCTGGCGATCGGGGTTCCCGCCGCGTCGGCATCCGTCCCGATGGCGGCGACACCGCAGGCAAGCTTGTCACAGGCCCAGGTCGATTCGGCAGCGTCCCGGACAGCCCCCTCGAAACTCAAGAAACGCCACGCGAAGAAGCGCGCCAAGAAGCAGCGCGCGCTAAGCAAGCGCCAACGGGCTGAGCTTCGACGGGCCCGCGCCAAGAAGACCTCGGCGCCCACTGCCTCCACATTCCCCCAGATGGGGGGACCCCTCCCCCTTCCCGCTTCGCGGGTGGGGGGACCCCCAGTGACCGGAGTGACGGTCTCATGGAAGGTGGACAACGAGTGGACATCGGGCTTCCAAGTCTCGGCGGAGATCGCCAACCACAGCGGCAAGCCGCTTGACCCGTGGACGGTCGACTTCGCTACAGCGAACACCATCTCGTCCATCTGGGACGCCACTTCATCCCAAATCACTGGAGGTTTCCGAGCCAAAGGGCCAAGCTGGGCTCCGAGTCTCCCTGACGGAGCCACGGCAAGATTCGGGCTAGTCGCCAACAAGGTCGAGGGAGCATCGCTGACGCCGAGCTCTTGCGCTGTCGCGGGAACGACCTGCACTGTCGTGGGCGCCACGCCCACGCCGACACCGACGCCGACACCGACACCGACCCCGACACCGACCCCAACCCCGACGCCGACCCCAACCCCGACGCCGACCCCCTCTCCAGCGCCTACCCAGCCGCCCCTGCCGGACGGCTTCGCTGTGGCCCCCTACGTCGACATGACGCTTTGGCCAACCGCGAACCTCGTCGCCGCCAAGGACGGTTCCGGGGTCGCCACCTACAGCCTCGCTTTCGTGGTTGACGGTGGCGGCTGCACCCCGAAGTGGGGAGGCATGATCGCCCCAGGAAGCGCAGACGCGGCCGGTATCGAAGACGCGATGACCGCCCTGCGAGACGCGGGCGGTGACTACATCATCAGTTTCGGCGGAGCCAACGGGTCCGAGCTAGCGACCACATGCCCCAGCGTCGAGTCGCTCAAGGCTGCCTACAAGTCCGTCATAGACCGTTACGCCGTCACCCGCGTTGACTTCGACGTCGAGGGCGGCGCCGTAGCGAACACTGCGGCGAGCACAAGACGTGGCAAGGCGCTTGGACAGCTCCAGTCCGAGATGGCTGCTTCTGGCAAGAACCTCGACGTGTCCTTGACTCTGCCCGTGCTGCCAACAGGTCTGACCCCCGACGGCATCAACACCGTCAACGCGACGAAGTCCGCTGGAGCCCGCGTTGACCTCGTCAACGTCATGGCCATGGACTACGGATCCTGGGCGGCCCCTAATCCGTCCGGCAAGATGGGCCAGTACGCGATCGACTCAGTCAACAACACTTCAGCTCAGCTGTCCGACTTGTGGCCAGATCTGACCGACGGCCAGCGGCTGGGCCACATCGGAGTGACACCGATGATCGGCCAGAACGACGTGGCGGCTGAGTTCTTCACGACCGCGGATGCCACTCAGGTTGGCCAGTGGGGCCGCGACAACTCGATTGGCATGGTCAGCTGGTGGTCAGTTGGACGCGACAAGCCTTGCGCGACCCCTGGCGGGAGCGCCAGCCCAAGCTGCAGCAGCGACCCCGCTCCCGCGTGGGCCTTTGCCCTGAGCTTCACCGGCGGCGAAGTCCCAACGCCAACGCCCACGCCAACGCCAACGCCGAGCCCCACGCCGAGCCCGACCCCCACGCCCACAGCAGACGCCAGCATCAATCTGAGCCTTGAAGCCACCTCGGACTGGGGCTCGGGGCGGACGATGCAGGGCACGGTCAGGAACGATGGCCCGGCCACGACATCCTGGTCAGTCACCTTCGAATGGCCCATGTCGGCCAGCACGTGGAACGGCGACGCTACCTATGCCAACGGGAATCTGACAGTCGCGAATGCTTCATGGAACGGGAACGTGGCGCAGGGGAGTAGTACGACTTTCGGATTCAACGACGGCTCACCATCGTTGCCGACACCGTCCTCGTGCACCGCGACAGCCAGCGGGAGCGAGGTTCCGTGTTCCCTGAACGGCGAGACCCCCACACCGACCCCGACCCCGACGCCGACACCGACCCCGACCCCGACGCCGACCCCCACGCCGACGCCGACCCCCACCGAGTCCGGAAGCCCAGGCGAGCCAGCTCCTCCGGGCGGCATGAAGTCAGTGGCCTACTACACGGCTTGGTCCACCTACGGACGCGACTACCAGGTAGCTGACATCCCAGCCAAGCAGCTGACACACATCAACTACGCGTTCGCCAACATCGCCAATGGCGAGTGCGTCCTGGGCGACCCCTACGCCGATACCGACAAGGCCTTCCCCGGAGACTCCTGGGATACCGGCGCCAAACGAGGCAACTTCAATCAGTTGAACAAGCTGAAGGCGGCCAACCCCAACCTGCGCACTCTCATTTCTGTCGGCGGCTGGACTTGGTCCGGCAACTTCTCGGCGGCTGCGGCAACTGCCGCCTCACGGCACAAGTTCGCCACTTCGTGCGTCGCGTTCATGAAGCAGTGGGGATTCAACGGGATCGACATCGACTGGGAGTACCCCGTCGATGGAGGACTGACGCCGGGCATGGCAGCGGACAAGCACAACTACACGCTGCTCCTTCAGGCGCTTCGCGAGAAGCTGGACGCACAGAGCGCCGCCGACGGCTCAGGACACTACTTGCTGACCGTCGCGGCACCTGCGGGCCCCAGCAACATCGCCAACCAGGAGGTTCCCGGCGTCTCGGAAACCGTTGACTGGATCAACGTGATGACCTACGACTTCCACGGCAGCTGGGACAAGACAACCGGCCACAACGCACCACTGCACCCGGACGCGGCCGACCCAGGTCCGGCCGGGTTCGACGTCGCGAGCGCTGTGTCAGCTTGGCGTCAGGCCGGGGCTCCAGCCAGCAAGATTGTGGTCGGAGTGCCGTTCTACGGTCGCGGCTGGAGCGATGTGACCAGTGCCAACAACGGACTATTCCAGCCCGCTGCGGGTACGCCCACCGGAACCTGGGAGCCCGGCGTCTTCGACTACAAGGATCTGGCCGCGAACTACGTCGACAAGAACGGGTACGTGCGGTATTGGGACGAGACCGCCGACGTGCCGTACCTGTGGAACCCGGGCACTCGCACATTCATCTCCTACGACGACCCGCAGTCGATCGCGAGGAAGGCGAAGTTCATCAAGGCGAATGGACTGGCGGGGGCGATGTTCTGGGAGATGTCATCAGACACCAGCGACGAGGCACTGCTGGACGCTCTGAACGAGAACATGGGCTGATCCTGGGGAAGACCGCAGGCAGGTCCTTGACACTGGCACCGGTCCAGTCGACCCGTAGACGTGATCCTCGAGATCGCGACGAGTCAGACAGTGTCACGCCTCGCAGGCTCATCGGCCGTCAGTCGCACAGCGCGACGCACCCTAACTACCTGCGCGATCACGATCGTGAACACAGCTAGAACCACCACGAACAAAGTGATCACCAGCGTGGTGCCCACGGTCGCGAGCGGCTTTGGCGACGGCGGGACGTAGGACGAGACCGACTCCGGGATCTCGAGCGGAGTTTCCGCCGCAACCGCCTCCGCGTCGAGCGAGGCGTAGTACTCGGCGTAGATCGTCACTTGTCCAGACTCAGTCGCGACGTAGGTCACCTCGGCGCTGCCATCCGGACCTGTCGTGATCTCCCCGAGTGGAACTCGGTTGTCGCCCGGAGCGAACATGGGCGTGCTCTGGTAGAAGCTCACCGGCGCATCCACAACCGGCTTGCCGCCTGCGGTGAGGGTCACTTTCGCGGTCACGTCTGCTCCGGAGGCAGTCGCCGTCAAAGACATGGTCGCGGGCCGAGAGTCAGCCTGGGCACGCGCCGGTTGAGCGGTACCGATTCCGATCGCACCGAGCGCTGCGACCACGAGGATCGCGGCGCCAACGCTGCCGACCACTTTCCCACGTGAGACCTTGCTCCGCGTCGGGCCGACGACAATCGGCGTGATCGGCTTCCCAGACACTTCGGCGATTTCGTCGATCGCGAGCAGGGGGAAGACACGGAAAAGCAACATCAGCAGGAGCGGGATCGCGGCGGCACCGGCGAGCGTGATGGCGATAGACACCCATGTGAAACTGAAGAAGTCGCCGAAGGAACCCGACAGGCGGTCGTACCCAGCTGTCTCAACAACCATGATCACTCGCTTTATCCACATGGCTATGACCACGAGGACGGCAGCTATCACGATTCCCCAGATGTTCCGGGTCCACGGCAGGGCCACGACAACGATCGGCACAATGACACCGGCGACCAAGAAGAGCCAGAACCACACGGCCACGTCTCCCGCGAGCATCGCGTAGATCACATCGGCCGGTCCGTTCTCGCCAACGTACGCACTTGGGAGCAGATCGCCGAACGTCAGGTAGAGGTACACCGCGCCGAGGGCGGCCATGAGGAACCCGAGGCGGACGAAGTGCTTCTCCGTGATGAAGGCCTCGAGGTGGTAGCCGCGCCTGAAGCCGGCAATCACCAGAATCGCGAGGGCAACCCCCGAGTAGAGCGCAGCGACAACGAAATACGGCGCCCAGATGCTCTCGTGCCATCCCGCCCGGCTGACGAGGGCGAACGCCCACCCTAGGACCGAGTGCACAGAGACGGCTAGGGGGATGATGATGATCGCAATCACGAGAGTGGCCGAGCGCAGCACGCTGCGCTGGTGCTCCGAGCCGCGCCAGTTGCCTGAAATGAGCCGGTACACGAATGTTCGCCCGCGCCCCAACTCATCAGGATGGGCCCCTCGCAGGATGGCGGTGTCGGGCACGAGAGGCAGCAGGAAGAACACGATCGTCGCGAATGTATAGGTGAAGATCGCGACCATGTCCCAGAAGACAGGCGAGGTGAAGTTCGGGTGAGTAACCATTCCGAGGATCCGATCTGGCCGACCCAGGTGGGGAATGATGAACGCCGCGCCGATGAGCACGGTGATCAAGGCCATACCTTCGGACATTCTTGACAGCGGTGCGCGCCAGTTCGCGCCGGTCAGGAGCAAGATCGCCGACACCACGGCGCCGCCGTAGCTAACCCCTATGAAAGACACCACGTTGGCGATGTAGATGGCCCAGAACGAGCGGTCTGAGTACCCAGCGACCCCCATGCCCTGCTGGAGCTGAACGATCCACGCGAAAAGACCGAACGCCACGATCGCGGCCAGGATCGCGATGGCGATCCAGAACTTCCTACTCGCCTCGCGTATCGGCCGCATCGCGGCTTCGACGGTATCGGGATCCGAGACGGTCACCGGGGACGCGTCAGTTTGGCTGCTCACTTCACACCTTCCAGCGGTCCACCAAGCGGCTGGCCATTGCCGAGGATGTAGTAGGTCCTGGGACTGGTTCCTAGCTCCTCCTTGAAGCGCACGGCATTGTTGTCATGTAGGAACGTCGACAGCCTTTCCGTCGAAGCGCCGTTGACGGCAGCATCCGTGATCAGGTCACCTATGTAGTGCACATGGTTGGGGCAAGCATCGACGCAGGCAGGCAGCTGCTTGCTGTAGGGGATTAGGTCCGCGCACAGGACGCACTTGCCGACGGTCCCTATCTGGTTCGCCGGGAACTCTGGCGTGTTGGGTGACGGGGTCGGCATCCGGTTGGTCGGCGCGGGGGCACTCCAGTTGAAGTAGCGGGCCTCGTAAGGGCAGGCGGCCATGCATGCCCGTGAGCCGATGCAGATTTCCTGATCCACCAGCACGACACCCTGTGGAGTGTGGAAGTTGGCGCCCACGGGACAGACATCGAGACAGGGAGGGTTCTCGCACATCTGGCAGGGCACCGGCATGAAGAACTCCTCGCCGGCATCGTCCTTCCAAGAAAGGACTCGCATCCAAGTCTGATTCGGCGGCAGGCCGTGCCTCATCTGGCAGGAGCTGACGCACTTGCGTTCACCGGTGCACTTCCTCAGGTCGACCACTCGGCACCACTGATGCTCCTTGGCGGGATCCGCAATGACTTCGACCGCTTGCGCCTCATCTCTGTACGAGACCAGACCGAGGGAGCCACTCGCGGCCGCTACGCCCACGGCCCCGAGGGTCAGCAGCAAGTCGCGCCGGGCGACGGCGCCCACTTCTGCCGAGCTGCCATCCACCGGATTCGGCCTCGCATCGTGCTTCTTCCGCCTGAGCATTGCGACCACTCCATCCCAACTTGACCGTTCCCGCGTTGCGGTACCCCTACTTGGTGACGGTGATCGTGGCCGACATCTTCTCCATGCCAGGTGCGGAGTCGGTCAGCGTGTACGTGCCCGCCACAGTCGGGATCAAGAAGAGGCTTGTCGTTACGCCAGCCTCGACGTCAGCGGGACGCGCCATCACACCAGTGTTGTAACCGTCGGCGGCTGCGACCTTCCACAGAGCCGCCGTCTTCAGGAAGTCCTCGCACTCATAGACGTGCATGACGCTGCCCTTGTTAGTGAACGTAAGCGTCACCGGCACGCCAACCTTGAGCACGGCGTTCTTTGGCTTGTAAATGCCAGTGCCGTCTTTGCCGTTCTGGTCGTCCATGGTGATGGTGACCGCTTTGGCCTTGGCATCCCAGGTCGGGATGGCTTTGGCGATCATGTCCGCAGCGCCCGCCGGCACTCCCACGGAGCTCAGCTTCTCAACGACTGGCGCAGGGGCGGTGGGAACCGATCCGGTGACCGTAACCTGCCCGGACAGGCCCTCAACCGGGATGCCCCCGGCTACCCCTTCAAGCGGGTACGTCCCGGGGAACACCGGAACCAAGTAGAGCGACACGGTCTTGCCCGCGTTCGCGTACACGTCCGTGAACTGATGCAGCTTGATCTCAGCTCCCGATTCCGTCTTCCGTACCGCGACGGACCGGAACCAGTCGGGTGCTGACACGCCCTGAGCGGCAGCGCCGTTGTTCGTTATCTCGATCACGTACGGCTCACCGGCCACGAGTTCTAGGGAACCCGGCGTCATCGCCGACGCGCCCAAGTCCAGGCTCACCGTTTGGGCGGTATCCCAGTTCGCGGCCTCCTTGTAGTCGCCAGCGTTTGTGACCCACTCATCGGCCGCCAGACCCGCTGCGGGTGCAGAACCGCCGCTGGTGCTTGGTGCGCTTGAGCCACCACTGCTGCTACAGGCGCCCAGTGCGAAGAGCGCCAAACTGGCGGCTGCGATCACCCCAACTCTGACGCGGCTTCGACTCCTGCCCTGCCTCGGGCCGATCAAACTAGTCATGTCTTCCTCCATCGAGCTAAGCCCCCTCTTGGCTTCGCCGGCCTCATTGGTTCGTGCGACTCGATCAGTCGCCTCGCTGGTGCCGACACCGTCCAGGATCGACTGCCGGAGCCCGCGCGCGCATCGGTGCGGACCGCACGGCCCACCCGTGAAACCACCTAGTCCATCTAGGCGGGAGCACCTAGGCCTCGGGGAGTCGCCGTTCAGGACGTAGGGGAAGCTGCAATTCCCGGCGTAGAGTTGACCAGTCGGAGTCACTGCCGCAGGGAGACCACTCATGGATGAACCTGAGGATCAGAACGGTGGCATCCGAGTACTCATCGTCGATGACCATCCACTATTCCGCGCGGGCATCCGGGAACGCCTCCACACCGATGACGACAGCATCGTGGTGGTAGGTGAAGCTCACGACGGCGCGCAGGCCCGCGAGCTGGTCAGCTCATTGACCCCGAACGTCGTGCTAATGGACATCGCGATGCAGGGAATGAACGGGATCGAAGCGACTCGGCTCATCCACTCTGAATTCCCCGAGGTCGGGATCATCATCCTGTCCGTCTACGACGATACGCAGTATGTCCGCAAGGCCATTGAGGCCGGGGCCAGCGGCTACCTGCTCAAGACGGTCGAGCCGATCGAACTCAAGGAATCGATCAAGCGCGTAGCCCACGGCGAATCCGCCTTGTCCGGCTCGGTCGCGCGCGCGCTGCTCACTCGGCTTTCGGACCCCTCCGCCGAGTCTGGCCAGCTAAGCGTCCGCGAACTCCAGGTGCTCCAGCTCGCGGCGAATGGCGCGTCGAACAGGACCATCGGACAGGAGCTGTTCCTGAGCACCCGGACAGTCGAAGCGCACATGCGCAACATCTTCGACAAGCTCGGTGTCTCATCGCGCATGCAGGCAGTGACAGAGGCCGTGCGCCACCAATGGATCCGGCTGCCGGATGCAGACTGAACCTGATCCGGCCCAGGCTCCGGGATTCCTGTGGGCCGTGAGCGAGAGGGCCAATCGCGGAGGAGTTCCTGTCCGGGATCCGCGTTTCTGGGTCACGCAGGCACTCGTCCTGGCGATCGTCACCGGGCACCTCTTTTTCGAGCGAGTGCAGGTGCTGGTCGGGGAATCCGAGTTGTACCTGCTATCCGTTTCAGTGATCCTGATCCCCGTCGTCTATGCGGCGCTGAGCTTCGGTCTGCGGGGTGCCCTGCCAACGACACTGTGGGCACTCGCTCTGTCCATGCCGGAGATCATCCTCCACCAATGGACAACGCGCGTGGGCATCCTGGCCGAATTCGGCATCGTGCTGGCGATCGCCGTCATCGTGGCCCAGCGCGTGGATCGGGAGAAAGCTGCCACGCGGGAGGCCGAGCAGGCGAACCGCCGGTTGGCACGACTGAATGCGTCGGCGGCTGCGGTGGCGGACTCCCTCGACTTGGACCGGGTCCTCAGCGGCACCTTGCGGGCGAAGCTCGATCCAGGGAAGCGGCAAGTCGCCTGGATCCGCGTCCTTCCTGGCCTGCACGGCCCCTGCCTGACGGTCATCGACGCCCGGAAGGTGACCCCACCCGCGGAGCTGACAACCTCGCAGGAATTCCTGACGACCGCAGCTTGCTCGGCCGGGAGCTTCCAGCGCGACGATCCTGGTGGAATCGCGCCTCACACGATCGTCGCCGCTCTGAAGTCCGAGGGTCAGACTGTGGGCGCCATCGGCGTCACTCAACCGGACGAGGCACTCTCTGAGGACGAGTGCCAAGTCCACATGACTATCGCGAACCAGCTGGGCGTGGCCCTGAACAACATCCGCAACCACGCCAGCACCCGTGAGGCACTAGCAGCTCTGTCCCGGGCCAAGGAGAACCTGGAGATCTACATCGCGCTCGCAACCGAGGCCCAGGAGGAAGAGCGCAGGCGACTGTCCCGCGAACTCCATGACGACATCCTCCAATCCCTTGTCGTGGCCAAATCCAATATCGCGTCGGTGACCACCGACGATCTGCCCCAGGTTGAGCACGCCCGTCTGGTCGACGTCCAAGGAATCCTGTCGGGCGCCGTTGACAACCTCCGGCGCTACTGCAGGGGTCTACGCCCCTCTCTGCTCGACGATCTTGGGCTCGTCGACGCCGTTGACTGGCTAGTCGGCGACCTGATGACCCGAGCGAATCTCACCGTTGACCTGACGATCCAGGGCACGCCGCAGCGTTTGGGCAGCCGCGACGAACTGCTGATATTCCGGGTCATCCAGGAAGCCCTCCACAATGTGGAGCGTCATGCGCAGGCAACGCATGCCCACGTGGAGCTGTCCTTCTCAGATGGCACCCTCGTGGTCGTTGTTGAGGACGACGGTAGGGGGATGGCGACGAATGGCCAGTCAGGCGGGCAACCCTCCGACACGGGCCTGGGCCTGCGGGGAATGGAAGAGCGAGCCAAACTCCTCGACGCCTCACTCAGGGTCGAGAGCCATTTGGGCCAGGGCACGACGCTCACTCTCGACGTGCCCATCCCTCCGGCCCGCGAGCCAACCGACCAGAAATGAACGCGAACTGATGAGTCGGCCGTCCCGAGGCCGACGACATGCCACGAATGACGCGACGGGGTCGATCACCGGGGACCGCGTACTCCACCAGCCGGCGGCAGCACTGCGATACTCGCGACGTGACTGCCATCAGCCTCGGACCGGGGACGACCATCGCGATCACAGGCGCCAGCGGGTTGATCGGGTCGGCACTGTCTGCCTCCCTGGCCGACGATGGCGTCCGCGTGATCCGAATGGTGCGACGCGGACGCGAGTCACGCGAGTCGGCACTTGCGGACACGATCGCCTGGGATCCGGGGCGCGAGTGGGTTGACTGCGACGCCTTCGAAGCAGCCGAGGTCACTGGAGTCGTCCACCTGGCTGGCGCTGGCGTGGGCGATCGGCGGTGGACTGCGGCCTACCAGCGCACGATCCTCGACTCGCGAGTCCAGGGCACCCGCGCTATTGCGTCGGCGGTCGCCAAGATGGACCCGCAGCCAGCGCTGGTCTCTGGGTCAGCCATCGGCTACTACGGCGACACCGGCAACCGCTCGGTGGACGAGTCCGGCGCGTGCGGGACCACGTTCCTAGCCAACGTGGTGCGTCAATGGGAAGAGGCGACTGCTGCCGCCCGGCAAGCCGGCGCTCGCGTTGTGTGCGCGCGGACCGGCCTAGTTGTGAGCGCGCGCGGAGGGGCATTCGCACGCCTGATCAAGCTGACCCGCATGGGGCTCGGGGGCCGAGTCGGAAGTGGCAACCAGCTGTGGTCGTTCATCGCCTTGGCGGACGAAGTCGCGGCGCTGCGCTGGAGCCTTGAACGTGACGTGGAAGGGCCGATCAACCTGGTCGCGCCGCACCCCGTTCCCAACCGGAAGATCATGCGCGAGATGGGCCGCGTCCTGCACCGGCCGAGCATCGTGCCTGCCCCCGCCGCAGCACTACGAATCGCAGTCGGCAAGTTCGCAGGCGAGATCTTGGCCAGCCAGGGGGTGTTGCCAGGCCGATTGAGTCAGGGCGGGTTCACTTGGCAGGCGCCAACATTCGGCGCCGCCTTGGAGTTGGAGCTGGGAGTTGGCTCATAGGCCAACGTAGCCCCGTGCGCTTTCGCGTCGCGTCAGGCACCGCACCTGACCTAACCTGAGCCCGATGAAAGGGTTCTCCCGTCAGGACTTCGGCTCACACTTCACGTGGGGATGCGCGACGGCCGCCTACCAGATCGAAGGGTCGCCGGAAGCTGACGGCAAAGGCCCGTCGATATGGGACACGTTCGTACACAAGCGGAACCTCATGGGCCGCAGTCCGATCAAGGACCGAACCACAGCGGACCTCGCCACCGACTCCTACCGCCGCTACCCAGAAGACGTCGCGCTGATCAAATCCTTGGGCTTCGACGCGTACCGATTCTCCGTCTCCTGGCCCAGGATCTTCCCGCGTGGATCAGGACCGTTGAATCAAGCCGGAATCGACCACTACGACAAGGTCGTCGACACTTGCCTGGAAGCTGGCATCGAACCGTGGGTGACCCTGTACCACTGGGATCTGCCACAGGCGCTCGAAGATCGCGGGGGCTGGACGAACCGGGACATCGTGAACTGGTTCGCCGACTACATCGCCGCCGTGACCTCAGCGCTCAGTGATCGCGTCACCAACTGGATGGTCTTCAACGAGACCCTGAGCTTCACGCTGCTCGGATACCTGCTCGGGGTTCACGCCCCCGGAAGGCGTGGGCTCGGGTCGTTCCTCGCAGCGGTACATCACGTCAACCTCGCCACGGCCCGCGGCGCGAGAGCTCTTCGCGCCCACGCTTCGCAGACACCCAACGTCGGTACGACATGCTATTTGTCACCCGTACTCGCTAGCGGTCCTGGACGACTGGCGAATCAAGCGGAACGCTCCGCCGACGCGCTGTTCAACCGCACCTTCATAGAACCGAATCTCGGATTGGGCTACCCGGTCACCGACGCTCCGATCCTGAAGGGCATCCGCAAGTTCATCCGCGACGGAGACCTACAGGACTGCGCCGTCGATCTCGACTTCCTCGGAGTCCAGTACTACACGCGACTGAAAGCCCCCTGGCTGCCCATCCCGCGCCTGTGGACCCTGCCCCACTTCGGACACGACCGCAGCGTCGGTCTCACCTCGCTGGGATGGGAGATCCGGCCAGAGGGCCTGGGCATGGTGCTGGACAAGGTCTGGGCCTACGGCCGGTTCCCGAAGCTGATCGTCACTGAAGGCGGAGCGTCCTTCCCCGATGAGTTGAACTCAGGACGGGTCCGCGACCCTGCGCGCATCTCCTACTACAAGGCGCACCTTGCCCAGGTCCTCGCAGCGCAGCGGCGGGGCGTTGCGGTCGACGGGTACTTCTGCTGGTCCGCGCTGGACAACTTCGAGTGGACGGAAGGATTGCGCCCCAGGTTCGGCCTGACCTATGTCGACTACGCCACTCAGGAGCGTCACATCAAAGACTCCGGCTACTGGTTCTCTAGACTGCTGGGCGGCAAAGCGACCAGAGGTTGATCCTTCTCCGCGATCCCCGCCGTCAACGCCGCCGATCCGTACAAGATGACCGATTGCAGGTAGAGGACAAGCAGTACAGCGACGGGAGCGGCGAATGCGCCATACTGGGGCTTGGATACCGAGTAAGCCACAACTCCGTCCATTACGTACTGCAGGACCGCGATTCCGGCCCCGCCGACGGCCGCTCCGATCAGTCGAGGTTGGCGATCTGGCCGGATCCCACCCATGGTCCCGAGAATCACATACACGACGATCCCATCCAGGGCCACGGACACCAACGCCGTGAAAGCGACCACCGCACCGCGGGATACG
This genomic window from Candidatus Nanopelagicales bacterium contains:
- a CDS encoding glycosyl hydrolase family 18 protein, with the protein product MSGATDLGTGPGEVRMTSVARKALVIVTSLGTFAALAIGVPAASASVPMAATPQASLSQAQVDSAASRTAPSKLKKRHAKKRAKKQRALSKRQRAELRRARAKKTSAPTASTFPQMGGPLPLPASRVGGPPVTGVTVSWKVDNEWTSGFQVSAEIANHSGKPLDPWTVDFATANTISSIWDATSSQITGGFRAKGPSWAPSLPDGATARFGLVANKVEGASLTPSSCAVAGTTCTVVGATPTPTPTPTPTPTPTPTPTPTPTPTPTPTPSPAPTQPPLPDGFAVAPYVDMTLWPTANLVAAKDGSGVATYSLAFVVDGGGCTPKWGGMIAPGSADAAGIEDAMTALRDAGGDYIISFGGANGSELATTCPSVESLKAAYKSVIDRYAVTRVDFDVEGGAVANTAASTRRGKALGQLQSEMAASGKNLDVSLTLPVLPTGLTPDGINTVNATKSAGARVDLVNVMAMDYGSWAAPNPSGKMGQYAIDSVNNTSAQLSDLWPDLTDGQRLGHIGVTPMIGQNDVAAEFFTTADATQVGQWGRDNSIGMVSWWSVGRDKPCATPGGSASPSCSSDPAPAWAFALSFTGGEVPTPTPTPTPTPSPTPSPTPTPTADASINLSLEATSDWGSGRTMQGTVRNDGPATTSWSVTFEWPMSASTWNGDATYANGNLTVANASWNGNVAQGSSTTFGFNDGSPSLPTPSSCTATASGSEVPCSLNGETPTPTPTPTPTPTPTPTPTPTPTPTPTESGSPGEPAPPGGMKSVAYYTAWSTYGRDYQVADIPAKQLTHINYAFANIANGECVLGDPYADTDKAFPGDSWDTGAKRGNFNQLNKLKAANPNLRTLISVGGWTWSGNFSAAAATAASRHKFATSCVAFMKQWGFNGIDIDWEYPVDGGLTPGMAADKHNYTLLLQALREKLDAQSAADGSGHYLLTVAAPAGPSNIANQEVPGVSETVDWINVMTYDFHGSWDKTTGHNAPLHPDAADPGPAGFDVASAVSAWRQAGAPASKIVVGVPFYGRGWSDVTSANNGLFQPAAGTPTGTWEPGVFDYKDLAANYVDKNGYVRYWDETADVPYLWNPGTRTFISYDDPQSIARKAKFIKANGLAGAMFWEMSSDTSDEALLDALNENMG
- the nrfD gene encoding NrfD/PsrC family molybdoenzyme membrane anchor subunit — its product is MSSQTDASPVTVSDPDTVEAAMRPIREASRKFWIAIAILAAIVAFGLFAWIVQLQQGMGVAGYSDRSFWAIYIANVVSFIGVSYGGAVVSAILLLTGANWRAPLSRMSEGMALITVLIGAAFIIPHLGRPDRILGMVTHPNFTSPVFWDMVAIFTYTFATIVFFLLPLVPDTAILRGAHPDELGRGRTFVYRLISGNWRGSEHQRSVLRSATLVIAIIIIPLAVSVHSVLGWAFALVSRAGWHESIWAPYFVVAALYSGVALAILVIAGFRRGYHLEAFITEKHFVRLGFLMAALGAVYLYLTFGDLLPSAYVGENGPADVIYAMLAGDVAVWFWLFLVAGVIVPIVVVALPWTRNIWGIVIAAVLVVIAMWIKRVIMVVETAGYDRLSGSFGDFFSFTWVSIAITLAGAAAIPLLLMLLFRVFPLLAIDEIAEVSGKPITPIVVGPTRSKVSRGKVVGSVGAAILVVAALGAIGIGTAQPARAQADSRPATMSLTATASGADVTAKVTLTAGGKPVVDAPVSFYQSTPMFAPGDNRVPLGEITTGPDGSAEVTYVATESGQVTIYAEYYASLDAEAVAAETPLEIPESVSSYVPPSPKPLATVGTTLVITLFVVVLAVFTIVIAQVVRVRRAVRLTADEPARRDTV
- a CDS encoding 4Fe-4S dicluster domain-containing protein; its protein translation is MLRRKKHDARPNPVDGSSAEVGAVARRDLLLTLGAVGVAAASGSLGLVSYRDEAQAVEVIADPAKEHQWCRVVDLRKCTGERKCVSSCQMRHGLPPNQTWMRVLSWKDDAGEEFFMPVPCQMCENPPCLDVCPVGANFHTPQGVVLVDQEICIGSRACMAACPYEARYFNWSAPAPTNRMPTPSPNTPEFPANQIGTVGKCVLCADLIPYSKQLPACVDACPNHVHYIGDLITDAAVNGASTERLSTFLHDNNAVRFKEELGTSPRTYYILGNGQPLGGPLEGVK
- a CDS encoding response regulator transcription factor, coding for MDEPEDQNGGIRVLIVDDHPLFRAGIRERLHTDDDSIVVVGEAHDGAQARELVSSLTPNVVLMDIAMQGMNGIEATRLIHSEFPEVGIIILSVYDDTQYVRKAIEAGASGYLLKTVEPIELKESIKRVAHGESALSGSVARALLTRLSDPSAESGQLSVRELQVLQLAANGASNRTIGQELFLSTRTVEAHMRNIFDKLGVSSRMQAVTEAVRHQWIRLPDAD